The following coding sequences are from one Onychostoma macrolepis isolate SWU-2019 chromosome 24, ASM1243209v1, whole genome shotgun sequence window:
- the snx7 gene encoding LOW QUALITY PROTEIN: sorting nexin-7 (The sequence of the model RefSeq protein was modified relative to this genomic sequence to represent the inferred CDS: inserted 1 base in 1 codon): MSGSVVDNTVSSGNSSAAIPTDISGQILDLDEDDDLEVFSKDTNLTDGSSFNASMQTSPASMINQYKFEEEEDAETKDIFVTVDNPESHVTAIETYITYRVVTKTTRSEFDSSEFEVRRRYQDFLWLKGRLEEAHPTLIVHPLPEKFVMKGMVERFNEDFIETRRRALHRFLNKIAEHPIFSSSEDFKIFLTAASGELTSHKKQGPGFLSRMGDTVKAVAAAVRGVRNRPXEFTEMQEYVEAFSQKISSVDKVTQRIVREQKEYLEELKECGPTYALWSQSEEELAESLKNVAGSVDRCCKETEEQVKHLNDHLIPVLHEYVLCADTLKAVLRRRDNIQADFEAKTEALATKKTDRDMMRDDLDKAEDRLEWANNALKSDWTRWQKVMRTDLRSAFVDTAERNVSYYEKCLAVWESFLNSQRTDAEGNGKVDFS; this comes from the exons ATGAGTGGATCTGTTGTCGACAACACCGTGTCATCGGGCAATTCTTCGGCTGCAATTCCGACAGACATCAGCGGGCAAATATTAGATCTAGACGAAGACGATGACTTGGAAGTTTTCAGTAAG GATACGAATCTAACAGACGGCAGCTCCTTCAACGCCTCCATGCAGACCTCCCCTGCTTCAATGATCAACCAGTACAAgtttgaagaagaagaagatgcTGAGACTAAAGATATTTTTGTCACAGTCGATAACCCAGAGAGTCACGTAACAGCTATTGAGACATACATAACCTACCGGGTTGTGACCAAG ACCACACGGAGCGAGTTTGACTCGAGTGAGTTTGAGGTGCGAAGACGATACCAGGACTTCCTGTGGTTAAAGGGACGTCTGGAAGAAGCTCATCCCACACTTATTGTTCAT CCACTGCCTGAGAAGTTTGTGATGAAAGGAATGGTGGAGAGGTTTAATGAAGACTTCATCGAGACGAGGAGGAGAGCGCTACACAGGTTTTTGAACAAAATAGCAGAACATCCCATTTTCTCCAGCAGTGAGGATTTTAAGATCTTTCTCACAGCTGCATCTGGG GAGTTGACCTCTCATAAGAAACAAGGTCCAGGGTTTCTGAGCCGGATGGGGGATACGGTCAAAGCTGTCGCTGCTGCGGTCAGAGGGGTCAGAAACCGGC CAGAGTTCACCGAAATGCAGGAGTACGTGGAGGCCTTCAGTCAGAAGATCAGCTCTGTTGATAAAGTTACTCAAAGGATCGTCAGAGAGCAGAAAG AGTACCTGGAGGAGCTGAAGGAGTGTGGGCCGACATACGCGCTGTGGTCACAATCAGAGGAGGAGCTGGCCGAGTCCCTGAAGAACGTGGCAGGCAGTGTGGACAGATGCTGCAAGGAGACAGAGGAGCAGGTCAAGCATCTCAATGATCACCTGATTCCGGTCCTTCATGAGTACGTCCTCTGTGCCGACACACTCAAG GCGGTACTAAGGAGGCGAGACAACATCCAAGCAGATTTCGAAGCGAAGACTGAAGCTCTTGCTACGAAGAAGACCGACAGAGACATG ATGAGAGATGATCTGGATAAAGCGGAGGACCGGCTGGAGTGGGCAAATAATGCACTCAAAAGTGACTGGACCCGCTGGCAAAAGGTCATGAGAACTGACCTACGATCAGCCTTTGTCGACACAGCAGAGAGGAACGTCAGCTACTATGAAAAG